From Pleurocapsa sp. PCC 7319:
GAAGAAGATTATGCGTCGCAAGGCGTTTAAAAACCATTTATTAGAACGTAAAAGTAAAGAGCGTACTCGTCGTCGTCTATCTAATATGGCTCTGGTACATGAGACTGACGAAAAAGCAGTACGCACCATGATGCCCTACAGCTAATTTTGGCTGCGATTTTTTTTACTACCTGAAAGTTACTACTAATACTACTAAATTTAGTTGCTAACAATAATTACATTCAACATCCATAATCATTAACTATGAGTAGAGTCAAACGGGGTAATGTTGCCCGCAAACGCCGCAAGAAAATCCTTAAACTAGCTAAAGGTTTTCGTGGTTCTCATTCCAAACTATTTCGTATTGCTAACCAGCAAGTAATGAAGGCATTACGCAATGCCTATCGCGATCGCCGTAAGCGCAAACGTGATTTTCGTCGCCTGTGGATTACTCGTATCAACGCAGCTGCTAGAATGCACGGTTTGAGCTACAGCAAATTCACTCACCAGCTTAAAAAAGCAGAAGTGGGTCTAAACCGCAAGATGTTAGCACAGTTGGCAATGGTAGATCCTCAAGCCTTTGAGAAAGTTGTTGAAGTAGCTAAATCAGCAAAGTAAATCTAAGTCATAGATTTAGCAAATTAGTTATTCAGCGAATAGACACTTAAATTGAATGGCTATAAATCGTAAAAGACTCGGTTTTAATCGTTAAGCCGAGTTTTACACTTTTTTATAGTAAGTTTTTCTGTTGAGATTCTCAATTAGTAGTTTTCAAAATCAGTTAAAAATGGCGGAGCAATAGTTCACTATCAAAACAGTGATTTGACAATGAAAGAGATTG
This genomic window contains:
- the rpmI gene encoding 50S ribosomal protein L35 — encoded protein: MPKLKTKKSAAKRFRVTGSGKKIMRRKAFKNHLLERKSKERTRRRLSNMALVHETDEKAVRTMMPYS
- the rplT gene encoding 50S ribosomal protein L20; translation: MSRVKRGNVARKRRKKILKLAKGFRGSHSKLFRIANQQVMKALRNAYRDRRKRKRDFRRLWITRINAAARMHGLSYSKFTHQLKKAEVGLNRKMLAQLAMVDPQAFEKVVEVAKSAK